A genomic segment from Myxococcales bacterium encodes:
- a CDS encoding protein kinase: MDLGPELRSLPTVGETVDRYRIVARIGLGGMAVVYAVRRSSIGGFEKLLAMKVMLPNLALDARFVNMFLDEARIASHIQHKNVVEVLDVGTWNELPFLVMELLSGRSFSHLLSALGDTPDARVPVALAVLAQAAEGLHAAHEALGADGRSLDVVHRDVSPQNIFVTTDGEVKVVDFGVAAARGRLSDTRTGELKGKLRYLAPEQVTLAHPLTRAADIWSLGVVAWEAFTGRRLFTEANEATALWNIVEAPIEDVAALAPSLPAACAAMVRRCLERDPARRPKSAQEIGAVFAKGARDLAGPGGVDLAGALANRFGDALARERTMFADVARDVAALDGGADAEGDASGTDAAKADALVPAARTALTTVTEVDTPRSQGEKTSRRGVVTLLVAAATATFAAVVAFRGSTAPAASAPASPATPASTEAKTSPKPDALPDEDAALKATSAPPSLLAASPSASATTRSRSPSPIRRGPKPASSAPMSNPLIKNPF; this comes from the coding sequence GTGGATCTCGGTCCCGAACTCCGCTCGTTGCCAACCGTCGGCGAGACCGTTGACCGCTATCGCATCGTGGCCCGCATCGGCCTCGGCGGGATGGCCGTGGTCTACGCCGTTAGGCGCTCCTCCATCGGCGGCTTCGAGAAGCTCCTGGCCATGAAGGTCATGTTGCCGAACCTCGCGCTCGACGCGCGCTTCGTAAACATGTTCCTCGACGAGGCGCGCATCGCGTCGCACATCCAGCACAAGAACGTCGTCGAGGTGCTCGACGTTGGCACCTGGAATGAGCTGCCGTTTCTCGTGATGGAACTCTTGTCGGGTCGAAGCTTCTCGCACCTCCTATCGGCACTCGGCGACACACCAGACGCGCGCGTTCCTGTCGCCTTGGCGGTCCTCGCGCAGGCCGCCGAAGGGCTTCATGCAGCGCACGAAGCGCTCGGCGCCGACGGCCGTTCGCTGGACGTTGTTCACCGAGACGTGAGCCCGCAGAACATCTTTGTCACGACCGACGGAGAGGTGAAGGTCGTCGACTTCGGCGTGGCCGCGGCGCGCGGGCGCCTCAGCGACACGCGCACCGGCGAGCTCAAGGGCAAACTTCGCTACCTCGCGCCTGAACAAGTGACGCTCGCCCACCCGCTAACGCGAGCCGCCGACATTTGGTCGCTTGGCGTCGTCGCTTGGGAGGCGTTCACCGGCCGCCGGTTGTTCACGGAGGCCAACGAAGCGACGGCGCTCTGGAACATCGTCGAAGCGCCCATCGAAGACGTGGCGGCCCTCGCGCCATCGCTCCCGGCGGCCTGCGCCGCCATGGTTCGCCGTTGCCTCGAGCGTGATCCGGCGCGACGCCCGAAGTCGGCGCAAGAGATCGGCGCCGTCTTCGCGAAAGGCGCGCGCGACTTAGCGGGCCCCGGGGGCGTCGACCTCGCTGGCGCCCTCGCGAATCGCTTTGGCGACGCGCTCGCGAGAGAGCGGACCATGTTCGCCGATGTTGCGCGCGACGTCGCAGCGCTCGATGGCGGCGCCGACGCGGAAGGCGACGCCTCGGGAACGGACGCGGCCAAGGCCGACGCGCTCGTGCCGGCAGCTCGCACGGCGCTCACGACGGTTACCGAGGTCGATACGCCGCGAAGCCAAGGAGAGAAGACATCGCGCCGCGGCGTCGTGACCCTGCTCGTCGCTGCGGCGACGGCGACGTTCGCGGCGGTGGTCGCGTTTCGAGGCTCGACCGCGCCTGCGGCGAGTGCGCCCGCGAGCCCGGCGACTCCGGCGAGCACCGAAGCGAAGACGTCGCCGAAGCCCGACGCGCTCCCCGACGAGGACGCGGCGCTGAAGGCGACGTCCGCGCCGCCGTCCTTACTGGCCGCCTCGCCATCTGCGTCCGCCACGACGCGCTCCCGGTCTCCATCGCCCATCAGGCGCGGCCCCAAACCGGCATCGTCCGCGCCGATGAGCAACCCCCTCATCAAGAACCCGTTTTGA
- a CDS encoding right-handed parallel beta-helix repeat-containing protein, which translates to MRISKSSVSPFVVAGVAVGSALATLLAAHPASAATRAVGPGKTYAKPCAAIAAASPGDVVEIDAAGTYDGDVCGWSTDKLTIRGVGGRAKIDAAGQSAQGKAIWVVGGDDTVIENIEFTGAAVPDLNGAGLRLEGSNVTIRGCSFHDNQEGILGGAGVVLIEHSEFARNGNCTDTSGCAHNMYLSANVTKFTLQFSYSHSARSGHEVKTRARENYILYNRISDESDGTASYSIDVPNGGTTVILGNIIEQGAGTENPSLVSYGAEGLSNAGKDLYVVHNTFVNNLGSGTFIDVAGGAAPAVVRNNVFVGGGTLVNQAGAVRDGNFTGAAMFANAATFDFHLLPGSPCVDKAVAAGVTASGVSLTPVFQYVHAASREGRAAVAVPDIGAFELGGGGGTGGEPPGDGGGGGGQPGADAAAISPGADGGGTVMDAGGGVGADAGGGGGGAAPEPVTFSCAMQANKRRDVGGVLVLVGALILGRRRSSRTGRSS; encoded by the coding sequence ATGCGCATCAGCAAGTCGTCTGTCTCTCCCTTCGTGGTCGCCGGCGTCGCCGTCGGCAGCGCCCTCGCAACGCTTCTCGCGGCCCATCCCGCCTCCGCGGCGACGCGTGCCGTAGGTCCCGGCAAGACGTACGCGAAGCCGTGTGCCGCCATCGCCGCCGCGAGCCCCGGTGACGTCGTCGAAATCGACGCTGCGGGGACCTACGACGGTGACGTGTGCGGATGGTCCACCGACAAGCTCACGATTCGCGGCGTTGGGGGACGCGCCAAGATCGATGCAGCGGGGCAAAGCGCGCAAGGGAAGGCCATCTGGGTCGTGGGCGGTGACGACACAGTCATCGAGAACATCGAGTTTACCGGTGCAGCGGTGCCGGACCTGAACGGTGCGGGCCTGCGCCTTGAAGGCAGCAACGTGACGATTCGCGGTTGCTCGTTCCACGACAACCAAGAAGGCATCCTGGGCGGCGCTGGCGTCGTGCTCATCGAGCACTCGGAGTTCGCGCGCAACGGCAACTGCACCGACACCTCGGGTTGCGCCCACAACATGTACCTCTCGGCGAACGTGACGAAGTTCACGCTTCAGTTCAGCTACTCGCACAGCGCGAGGAGCGGTCACGAAGTGAAGACCCGCGCCCGCGAGAACTACATTCTCTACAACCGCATCTCCGACGAGAGCGACGGCACGGCCAGCTACTCCATCGACGTCCCCAACGGCGGCACCACGGTCATCCTTGGGAACATCATCGAGCAGGGCGCCGGCACGGAAAACCCGTCGCTCGTGTCTTACGGCGCCGAGGGCCTCTCGAACGCAGGCAAGGACCTCTACGTGGTCCACAACACCTTCGTGAACAACCTCGGCTCGGGGACGTTCATCGATGTGGCAGGGGGCGCGGCGCCGGCGGTCGTGAGGAACAACGTCTTCGTTGGCGGCGGGACGCTCGTGAACCAGGCTGGCGCCGTCCGCGACGGCAACTTCACCGGGGCGGCGATGTTCGCCAACGCGGCGACCTTCGACTTCCATCTTCTGCCCGGCTCTCCCTGCGTGGACAAGGCCGTGGCCGCCGGGGTCACGGCCAGCGGCGTGTCGCTCACGCCCGTATTTCAGTATGTGCATGCTGCAAGCAGAGAGGGGCGCGCCGCGGTGGCTGTGCCGGACATCGGCGCCTTTGAGCTCGGGGGCGGTGGGGGGACGGGAGGCGAGCCGCCGGGCGACGGCGGCGGCGGCGGCGGTCAACCCGGCGCTGACGCGGCGGCGATTTCGCCCGGAGCAGACGGTGGCGGTACTGTCATGGACGCTGGTGGCGGCGTTGGCGCGGACGCAGGAGGAGGCGGCGGCGGCGCCGCACCGGAGCCCGTCACGTTCTCGTGTGCCATGCAGGCAAACAAGCGCCGCGACGTCGGGGGAGTTCTCGTCCTTGTCGGCGCGCTCATCCTTGGTCGTCGTCGCTCTTCTCGCACGGGGAGGTCGTCATGA
- a CDS encoding helix-turn-helix transcriptional regulator, with the protein MTPERLDATFSALADATRRGILARLKTGDATVGELAKPYAMSLAAVSKHLKVLEGAGLISRTQEAQFRHCHLEGEPLKAVAAWALGYERFWNTNLDSLGRYLNALQSDVPQNPKKKRKTR; encoded by the coding sequence ATGACACCCGAACGCCTCGACGCCACCTTCTCCGCCCTCGCTGACGCCACGCGCCGCGGGATTCTTGCGCGCCTCAAGACCGGTGACGCCACCGTTGGCGAGCTCGCAAAGCCCTACGCCATGAGCCTCGCAGCCGTGTCCAAGCATCTGAAGGTCCTGGAGGGTGCTGGGCTCATCTCGCGCACGCAGGAGGCGCAGTTTCGTCACTGCCACCTGGAGGGTGAGCCGCTCAAGGCCGTCGCCGCGTGGGCCCTCGGCTACGAGCGCTTCTGGAACACCAACCTAGACAGCCTCGGCCGCTACTTGAACGCCCTTCAATCGGACGTGCCCCAGAACCCCAAGAAGAAGAGGAAGACCCGATGA
- a CDS encoding SRPBCC domain-containing protein codes for MSTQTEIAPRDPTVVMTRIYDAPRALVWAAVTDPNHVKEWWGGPGTTNPVCEMDVRPGGAWKHVMRFPNGMEIVMNFVFVEVAPPHRLVWQHADHGQRTSGPPTSVTTITLDEVGQKTRFTMLARWNSLAEREAALAMGYTRPIEASQERLVDYLQTMARS; via the coding sequence ATGAGCACGCAAACCGAGATCGCCCCCAGAGACCCCACCGTTGTCATGACGCGCATCTACGACGCGCCGCGCGCCCTCGTGTGGGCCGCCGTGACCGATCCAAACCACGTCAAGGAGTGGTGGGGAGGTCCCGGCACGACGAACCCCGTCTGCGAGATGGACGTCCGCCCCGGCGGCGCGTGGAAACACGTGATGCGGTTCCCCAACGGGATGGAGATCGTCATGAACTTCGTCTTCGTGGAGGTTGCCCCACCGCATCGTCTCGTCTGGCAACACGCGGACCATGGCCAACGCACGAGTGGACCACCCACCTCCGTCACCACCATCACGCTCGACGAGGTTGGCCAGAAGACACGCTTCACGATGCTCGCTCGCTGGAACTCGCTGGCGGAGCGCGAAGCCGCCCTGGCGATGGGCTACACCCGCCCCATCGAAGCGAGCCAAGAGCGCCTCGTCGACTACCTCCAGACGATGGCGCGCTCCTAG